One window of Anabaena sphaerica FACHB-251 genomic DNA carries:
- a CDS encoding GNAT family N-acetyltransferase has protein sequence MKEYYQNFIIRNWDQKDRISAAAIISSVLSEYGLGWEAEGADRDVLQVEEFYLVKGGEFWVIEHENQIVGTGAYYPIQRGEKAVEIRKMYLSPNIRGLGLGKYLLQQLELAIAKRGFKQIWIETASVLKEAVQLYENNGYIPATDVETKRCDRVYVKYLRE, from the coding sequence ATGAAAGAATATTACCAAAATTTTATCATTCGTAATTGGGATCAAAAAGACCGCATATCAGCCGCAGCGATAATTAGTTCTGTATTATCAGAATATGGCTTAGGTTGGGAAGCTGAGGGGGCTGATAGAGATGTGTTGCAAGTTGAGGAATTTTACTTAGTTAAAGGTGGCGAATTTTGGGTAATTGAACACGAAAATCAAATAGTAGGTACGGGGGCATATTATCCGATCCAACGAGGTGAAAAAGCTGTAGAAATCCGTAAAATGTATCTTTCACCCAATATTAGAGGTTTAGGTTTAGGGAAATATTTGTTACAGCAGTTAGAATTAGCCATAGCTAAACGCGGGTTTAAGCAAATTTGGATTGAAACTGCCAGCGTTTTAAAAGAAGCAGTGCAACTTTATGAGAATAATGGTTACATCCCCGCTACAGATGTAGAAACAAAAAGGTGCGATCGCGTGTATGTGAAATATCTTAGGGAATAG
- a CDS encoding PPC domain-containing protein, translating into MNKAFATVLIKIIIFPVTMLTMGISINTGFAQNPNNLYKPIPLNSSAEIADTLTAKDIPTGQGGFARDYTVKLNKGDNLAIDLSSENFDTMITLLGPDGSTVAENDDGPDGTSNSLLFTRINETGNYIVRVRSFGETGVGNFKLKVTKLQPVK; encoded by the coding sequence ATGAATAAAGCGTTTGCAACGGTTTTAATAAAAATCATTATCTTTCCTGTGACGATGCTGACAATGGGCATAAGCATAAATACAGGATTTGCTCAAAATCCAAATAATTTATATAAACCTATTCCCTTAAATAGTAGTGCAGAAATTGCTGATACATTAACAGCCAAAGATATTCCCACAGGTCAAGGGGGATTTGCTCGTGATTATACAGTCAAGTTAAACAAAGGTGATAATTTAGCAATTGATTTGTCATCGGAGAACTTTGACACCATGATTACACTGTTAGGTCCTGATGGTTCAACAGTGGCAGAAAATGATGATGGACCCGATGGTACAAGTAACTCTCTCTTATTTACCCGCATTAACGAAACAGGAAATTACATAGTTCGCGTCCGATCTTTTGGAGAAACTGGTGTTGGTAACTTTAAACTCAAGGTGACAAAACTGCAACCAGTGAAGTAG
- the hetI gene encoding 4'-phosphopantetheinyl transferase HetI, giving the protein MNKFNHIWLPAPQNLILSSRDVHIWKIDLKQPELQLESFQKTLSSDEFARAERFYFPEHRQRFIIGRGSLRTILGRYLGVEPSQVEFDYQQRGKPLLAAKFANSGLFFNLSHSQDLGLCGISYQRLIGVDLEYIRPMSDLENLAKRFFLTSEYEVIKLLSPQQQEQAFFRYWTCKEAYLKATGDGLVQLEQIEVDLTPTKSAQLLVSGNWELRELIPADNFAAAVVVANNGSNFQFWQS; this is encoded by the coding sequence GTGAATAAGTTTAATCATATTTGGTTACCTGCACCCCAAAATTTAATTTTGTCGTCGCGTGATGTGCATATCTGGAAAATAGACCTGAAGCAGCCGGAATTACAGCTAGAATCTTTCCAAAAAACTTTATCTAGTGATGAATTTGCCCGTGCAGAAAGGTTTTATTTTCCAGAACATCGGCAACGTTTTATTATCGGTCGTGGTAGTCTTCGTACTATTTTAGGACGCTATTTAGGTGTGGAACCATCACAGGTAGAATTTGATTATCAACAGCGAGGAAAGCCACTTTTAGCAGCTAAGTTTGCAAATTCTGGACTGTTTTTTAATTTGTCACATTCTCAAGATTTGGGTTTGTGTGGGATAAGTTATCAGCGATTAATCGGGGTGGATTTAGAATATATTCGCCCGATGTCGGATTTAGAAAATCTTGCTAAACGGTTCTTTTTAACCAGTGAATATGAAGTAATTAAATTACTTTCTCCTCAACAACAGGAACAAGCATTTTTTCGTTACTGGACTTGCAAGGAAGCTTATTTAAAAGCCACTGGAGATGGTTTAGTTCAGTTGGAACAAATTGAAGTTGATTTAACACCTACAAAATCGGCTCAATTACTTGTTTCCGGAAATTGGGAATTGAGGGAGTTAATACCAGCAGATAATTTTGCAGCTGCGGTTGTTGTAGCTAATAATGGCAGTAATTTCCAGTTTTGGCAATCATGA
- a CDS encoding prevent-host-death protein, with protein MTIALWQEIMAERETAYLLSSPAMKARLLTARKRQDGISLEAACEKLGI; from the coding sequence ATGACTATTGCCCTTTGGCAAGAAATAATGGCTGAGAGAGAAACTGCTTATTTGTTGAGCAGTCCAGCCATGAAAGCGAGATTACTTACGGCTAGAAAACGTCAAGATGGAATTTCTTTGGAAGCAGCCTGTGAGAAACTTGGAATTTGA
- the smc gene encoding chromosome segregation protein SMC — MVHIKRVELTNFKSFGGTTSVPLLTGCTVISGPNGSGKSNILDALLFCLGLSSSKGMRAERLPDLVNNNQVAKGRNAIEASVTVTFDISDIVSRRGAEAQSEEGEEVGEAGEAGEEEENPKSAEWSVTRRLRVNSQGGYTSNYYINGSPCTLTELHQELEDLRVYPEGYNVVLQGDVTSIISMNARERREIIDELAGVAAFDRKIHQAKGTLDEVKEKEDSCRIIEGELTLQRDRLYQDKLKADKYRQLKKEFQEKQSWEAVLSWRSLQAKQENLVADIQSGDVSFTQLSDNLTAVNKNIDEQSTALDALNARVKSLGEDELLAVQSTFATQEAERKQLQRQQGEIESHLQETTKRLNQTQQEIQQYQVSLQQAAQQQNIERLQLTSLQSDRNQTRENLETSRQAAAEIATASEAWVQQQTALNRQIETLLQTLEPQRTEQAQLRERNSQLQLLIEEECQIIASLEPQLAEKQAECENLEAEFNASNTPIQNLAENLAATEQELQLQQDTQKRLLQEQREKQRQLDKLEAQTQAQQEVQGTQASKVIIQSGLPGLCGLVVDLGKVESRYHLALETAAGARLGHIVVEDDRVAAAGIELLKQKRAGRATFLPLNKIKAPKFTPDLTLRYVDGFVEYAMNLVECDRRYQEVFKYVFGNTVVFATLEQARKQIGLYRIVTLDGELLETSGAMSGGSNTQRSALKFATGEVKESEEVINLRTRLGDIERVLERCAEAITNLSSRSKQLSLELTEARQSKREQQLYLEQLKKDIKSLTAQLENTRAQLSQNNGKFNNAQTRLEVLDRELPGQENQLQHLRHTLAELESSQTPSEWQEIQATIKIQEQQLQQKETAVREVEQRLQNLENQQQRLQEKITESETRVIEYQQEQATVSIQQSTVNSQLLELNTQITATQASLRELEQNLGEEKKKRDATEQEVRSLLLRQQQLKWELEKLQETQEKRREDLTALKINLQTLAADLPSPLPEVPDKVDLEELQKELRSLGKRLQAMEPVNMLALTDYEIVESRLQELTQKLQTLEGERTELLLRIENFTTLRQTAFKEAFDAVNENFQSIFATLSDGDGYLQLDNPEDPFNSGLNLVAHPKGKPVQRLASMSGGEKSLTALSFIFSLQRYRPSPFYAFDEVDMFLDGANVERLARMIKQQAEQAQFIVVSLRRPMIESAQRTIGVTQARGAYTQVLGIKLKSSDH; from the coding sequence ATGGTGCATATTAAGCGCGTTGAACTTACTAACTTCAAATCCTTCGGTGGTACAACTTCTGTCCCTCTGCTGACGGGGTGTACTGTCATATCTGGTCCTAACGGTTCGGGTAAATCAAATATTCTTGATGCGTTGCTGTTTTGCTTAGGCTTGTCTAGTTCTAAGGGAATGCGGGCTGAACGTCTACCGGATTTGGTGAATAATAATCAAGTCGCTAAAGGTCGTAATGCTATTGAAGCGAGTGTAACGGTAACTTTTGATATTTCGGATATTGTCTCACGCAGAGGCGCAGAGGCGCAGAGTGAGGAAGGGGAGGAAGTAGGGGAAGCAGGGGAAGCAGGGGAAGAGGAAGAAAATCCAAAATCCGCAGAGTGGAGTGTTACTCGACGTTTACGGGTTAATTCTCAGGGTGGTTATACGTCAAATTATTATATTAATGGTTCTCCTTGTACTTTGACGGAGTTGCATCAGGAGTTGGAGGATCTCAGAGTTTATCCTGAAGGGTATAATGTGGTGTTGCAGGGAGATGTAACTAGCATTATCTCGATGAATGCGCGGGAACGTCGAGAAATTATTGATGAGTTGGCTGGTGTTGCTGCGTTTGATCGTAAGATTCATCAAGCTAAAGGAACGTTGGATGAGGTAAAGGAGAAAGAAGATAGTTGTCGCATTATTGAGGGTGAGTTAACTCTTCAACGCGATCGCCTTTATCAAGATAAGCTAAAAGCGGATAAATATCGTCAACTGAAAAAGGAGTTTCAAGAAAAGCAATCTTGGGAAGCTGTGTTATCATGGCGTTCTCTCCAAGCAAAGCAGGAAAATTTAGTAGCAGATATTCAAAGTGGTGATGTTTCTTTTACTCAACTTTCTGATAATTTAACCGCTGTTAATAAGAATATTGATGAACAAAGTACGGCTCTTGATGCTCTTAATGCTCGTGTAAAATCATTGGGTGAAGATGAGCTTTTGGCGGTTCAGTCTACTTTTGCAACCCAAGAAGCGGAACGAAAGCAACTTCAACGTCAACAAGGTGAGATAGAATCTCATTTACAAGAAACTACTAAACGGTTAAATCAAACTCAGCAAGAGATACAACAATATCAAGTTTCTCTACAACAAGCTGCACAACAACAAAATATAGAAAGGTTGCAATTAACGTCTTTACAAAGTGACCGTAACCAAACACGAGAAAATTTAGAAACTTCTCGTCAAGCTGCTGCGGAAATTGCTACTGCTTCGGAAGCTTGGGTACAACAACAAACGGCTTTAAATCGCCAAATTGAAACTTTACTGCAAACTCTTGAACCTCAAAGAACTGAACAAGCACAACTGAGAGAAAGAAATTCTCAGCTACAGCTACTTATTGAGGAAGAATGTCAGATAATCGCTAGTTTAGAACCGCAATTGGCAGAAAAACAAGCTGAATGCGAAAATTTAGAAGCTGAGTTTAACGCTTCTAATACACCTATTCAAAATTTAGCAGAGAATTTAGCAGCGACGGAACAGGAATTACAACTGCAACAAGATACTCAAAAACGCTTGTTACAAGAACAGCGAGAAAAACAACGTCAGTTAGATAAACTGGAAGCGCAAACCCAAGCACAGCAAGAAGTTCAAGGTACTCAAGCAAGTAAGGTAATTATTCAATCTGGTTTACCTGGTTTGTGTGGGTTGGTGGTAGATTTGGGTAAGGTTGAATCTCGCTATCACTTAGCTTTAGAAACTGCTGCGGGTGCAAGATTGGGACATATTGTGGTAGAAGATGATCGGGTTGCTGCTGCGGGGATTGAGTTGTTAAAACAAAAACGTGCGGGGAGAGCGACTTTTTTACCGTTGAACAAAATTAAAGCGCCGAAATTTACCCCAGATTTAACTTTGCGTTATGTTGACGGTTTTGTAGAATATGCGATGAATCTGGTAGAGTGCGATCGCCGTTATCAAGAAGTTTTTAAGTATGTTTTCGGTAATACGGTGGTTTTTGCAACTCTCGAACAAGCGCGAAAACAAATCGGACTTTATCGCATTGTCACCCTGGATGGGGAATTATTAGAGACTAGCGGTGCGATGTCTGGGGGAAGTAATACTCAGCGTTCGGCGTTAAAATTTGCTACAGGGGAAGTTAAGGAATCTGAAGAAGTTATTAATTTAAGGACGCGGTTAGGAGATATTGAGAGAGTTTTAGAACGTTGTGCAGAAGCTATTACTAATTTATCTAGTCGTAGTAAACAGCTTTCTTTGGAATTAACGGAAGCAAGACAAAGCAAAAGAGAACAACAGTTATATTTAGAGCAGTTAAAAAAAGATATTAAAAGTTTAACCGCGCAGTTAGAAAATACTCGCGCTCAGTTATCCCAAAATAACGGAAAATTCAACAATGCTCAAACTCGGTTAGAAGTTTTGGATCGGGAATTACCAGGACAGGAAAATCAACTGCAACATTTACGACACACTTTAGCTGAGTTGGAATCTTCTCAAACTCCTAGTGAATGGCAGGAAATCCAAGCTACCATTAAAATTCAGGAGCAGCAATTACAACAAAAAGAAACTGCTGTTAGGGAAGTAGAACAAAGATTGCAAAATCTTGAAAATCAACAACAACGTTTACAAGAAAAAATTACCGAATCAGAGACGCGAGTTATTGAATATCAACAAGAACAAGCAACAGTTAGCATTCAACAGTCAACCGTTAACAGTCAGCTTTTAGAACTCAACACCCAAATTACCGCAACTCAAGCTAGTTTACGGGAACTTGAGCAAAATTTAGGTGAAGAGAAAAAGAAACGAGATGCAACAGAACAGGAAGTGCGATCGCTATTATTGCGTCAACAACAATTAAAATGGGAACTTGAGAAACTGCAAGAAACCCAAGAAAAACGCAGAGAAGACTTAACCGCATTAAAAATAAATCTGCAAACTTTAGCAGCAGACTTACCCAGTCCTTTACCGGAAGTACCGGATAAAGTTGATTTAGAAGAATTGCAAAAAGAACTACGCAGTTTAGGCAAACGCTTACAGGCAATGGAACCTGTAAATATGTTAGCTTTGACTGATTATGAAATAGTAGAAAGTCGTTTACAAGAACTTACCCAAAAATTACAAACCTTAGAAGGGGAAAGAACCGAATTATTATTAAGAATTGAAAACTTTACCACCTTACGTCAAACCGCATTTAAAGAAGCTTTCGACGCAGTTAATGAGAACTTTCAATCAATTTTTGCCACCTTATCAGACGGTGACGGTTATTTACAACTGGATAACCCAGAAGACCCCTTTAACAGCGGTTTAAACCTAGTCGCACACCCCAAAGGAAAACCCGTACAGCGTCTAGCTTCCATGTCTGGGGGAGAAAAATCTTTAACTGCATTAAGTTTTATTTTCTCACTGCAAAGATATCGCCCATCACCGTTTTATGCTTTTGATGAAGTTGATATGTTTTTAGATGGCGCAAATGTGGAAAGATTAGCGAGAATGATTAAACAGCAAGCTGAACAAGCACAGTTTATTGTTGTGAGTTTGCGTCGTCCGATGATAGAATCAGCACAGAGAACAATTGGTGTAACTCAAGCTAGAGGTGCATATACTCAAGTTTTGGGGATTAAATTGAAATCATCTGACCATTGA
- a CDS encoding YheT family hydrolase, whose amino-acid sequence MVCNSTYNPPYFLRNGAAMTAYTALWAGRDWESTTPHPEPVYQQIVFTGGQDVPIFGWVAIPKNAHSTIIGTYGITGELEQQWFLRLLGRKAYAQGYAVVLFDWRAHGKTAELSPTLTSDGLYEGEDFVRIAAEAVAMGCPPKCWFTGYSLGGQLALWGIKAATDLEIKNIDIAGGAVICPSLDSLRSLTYLVTHPFGKYVESRIAGELKKLAWKLHHTHHGYFDPAAIARANSIWGFDQELVIGRLGFSSVEEYYQASSGLHLLPQLQKPTLILYAADDPLFHPDIVTDLKAASAKNPDIDLLLTSYGGHVGYVSSKKCQRQAQDVDQWWAWNRILQWIGERSDQQLEIAAKQTKPTSVG is encoded by the coding sequence ATGGTGTGTAACTCTACCTACAATCCGCCCTATTTCTTGCGAAATGGCGCTGCTATGACGGCTTACACTGCTTTGTGGGCTGGACGTGATTGGGAAAGTACAACTCCACATCCAGAGCCAGTTTATCAGCAGATCGTATTTACAGGGGGGCAGGATGTGCCAATTTTTGGTTGGGTCGCTATCCCCAAAAATGCCCATAGCACAATTATTGGCACTTATGGTATTACTGGTGAGTTAGAGCAACAATGGTTTTTAAGATTGTTAGGACGTAAGGCATACGCTCAAGGGTATGCTGTGGTTCTCTTCGATTGGCGAGCGCATGGTAAAACGGCGGAGTTATCACCAACTTTAACGTCGGATGGTTTGTATGAAGGGGAAGATTTTGTGAGAATTGCCGCAGAGGCTGTAGCAATGGGTTGTCCCCCGAAATGCTGGTTTACAGGGTATTCTTTAGGGGGACAATTGGCGCTGTGGGGTATCAAAGCAGCTACGGATTTGGAAATTAAAAATATTGACATTGCTGGTGGGGCGGTGATTTGTCCGAGTTTGGATTCGTTGCGATCGCTCACTTATTTAGTCACACACCCTTTTGGTAAATACGTAGAATCCCGCATTGCTGGGGAGTTGAAAAAACTGGCCTGGAAACTACATCATACTCATCATGGTTATTTTGACCCCGCCGCAATTGCAAGAGCAAATAGCATTTGGGGATTTGATCAAGAACTGGTAATTGGACGCTTAGGATTTAGTTCTGTGGAAGAATATTACCAAGCCAGCAGTGGTTTACATCTGTTACCTCAGTTGCAAAAACCAACTTTGATTCTTTATGCTGCTGATGACCCCTTATTTCATCCAGATATTGTTACTGATTTAAAAGCTGCTAGTGCCAAAAATCCTGATATAGATTTGTTACTCACCTCCTACGGTGGTCATGTAGGTTATGTAAGTAGTAAAAAGTGTCAGCGTCAAGCTCAAGACGTTGACCAGTGGTGGGCTTGGAATCGCATTTTACAGTGGATAGGAGAAAGGTCTGATCAGCAATTAGAAATTGCAGCTAAACAGACAAAACCCACCTCCGTGGGTTGA
- a CDS encoding AAA family ATPase, giving the protein MEGKRFIHKIKLQNFLSYGSEGEETELQPLNVLIGRNSAGKSNLIEAISILKATPTDLPAPFRQGGGINEFLWKGEGSNSIANIDVILNYSERHRNNLHYKLSITEVGQRLELVDEFLENEQAYEGQEDVYFYYRYQNGRPVLNINKITDDSERFKRTLRREDLILDQSVLSQRKDPDLYPELSYVSTEFHKIGLYRHWQMGRNSEPRNAQKTDLPEHPLLEDGSNLGLCLNNLKYKLGLRKTIEYLEKFYEEAEDVDVRIYGGTVQIFIREKGLIQPIPATRLSDGTLRYLFLMALLLDPTPPPLICIEEPEIGLHPDILPTIAELLIEASQRTQLVVTTHSDALVSALSEYPESVVVCERDNTGTHLRRLEPGKLKDWLENYTLGDLWRMGEIGGNRW; this is encoded by the coding sequence ATGGAAGGTAAAAGATTTATTCATAAAATCAAATTACAAAACTTTCTCTCCTATGGAAGTGAAGGGGAAGAAACTGAATTACAACCTCTAAATGTGTTAATTGGACGTAACAGTGCAGGGAAATCTAATTTAATAGAAGCTATTAGTATTTTAAAAGCAACACCCACAGATTTACCAGCACCATTTCGTCAAGGTGGAGGTATTAATGAATTTTTATGGAAAGGTGAGGGAAGTAATTCTATAGCTAATATAGACGTTATATTAAATTATTCAGAAAGACACAGAAACAATCTACATTACAAATTAAGCATAACAGAAGTAGGACAAAGATTAGAATTAGTAGATGAATTTCTGGAAAATGAACAAGCTTATGAAGGACAGGAAGATGTCTATTTTTATTATCGTTATCAAAATGGTCGTCCGGTTTTAAATATTAATAAAATTACAGATGATAGTGAAAGATTTAAAAGAACTCTTCGCAGAGAAGATTTAATTTTAGATCAGTCAGTTTTATCTCAAAGAAAAGATCCTGACTTATATCCTGAACTTTCTTATGTAAGTACAGAATTTCATAAAATAGGTTTATATCGTCATTGGCAAATGGGACGAAATTCAGAACCAAGAAATGCCCAAAAAACGGATTTACCTGAACATCCTTTATTGGAAGATGGCAGTAATTTAGGTTTATGTTTAAACAACTTAAAATATAAATTGGGTCTTAGAAAAACTATTGAATATCTAGAAAAGTTCTATGAAGAAGCCGAGGACGTAGATGTAAGAATATATGGTGGTACAGTACAAATATTTATTCGGGAAAAAGGGTTAATTCAACCAATTCCTGCAACTCGTTTATCTGATGGAACACTGCGTTATTTGTTTTTAATGGCTTTACTTTTAGATCCTACTCCACCACCACTAATTTGTATTGAAGAACCAGAAATAGGTTTACATCCAGATATTTTACCAACTATTGCAGAATTGTTAATTGAAGCATCACAAAGAACCCAATTAGTTGTAACTACTCATTCTGATGCTTTGGTTTCTGCGTTGAGTGAATATCCTGAATCTGTGGTAGTTTGTGAAAGAGATAATACAGGAACTCATTTGAGGAGATTAGAACCTGGTAAACTGAAAGATTGGTTAGAAAATTATACTTTAGGTGATTTATGGCGGATGGGTGAAATAGGGGGAAATAGATGGTAA
- a CDS encoding ComF family protein, with the protein MFKNLLNLFLQSNCPICQRSTPERICQYCAKQLQSCNFKNPNYLWKQELSVFVWGSYRGTLKRAIATMKYENHPEIGQLLGQYLGEAWLLNYPKVNKPPVIVPIPLHTKKRQERGYNQAELIAQGFCEITGLKLKSKGLARIKDTKAQFSVSGSEREQNLTDAFAIGTDFSSRHPDAPVLLVDDIYTTGATAKSAVYTLRQSSISVLGLAAVATTGKDRSVQS; encoded by the coding sequence ATGTTTAAAAATTTACTTAATCTTTTTCTACAAAGCAATTGCCCTATCTGTCAGCGCAGCACGCCAGAGCGAATTTGTCAATATTGCGCTAAACAATTACAAAGCTGTAATTTTAAAAACCCTAACTACTTATGGAAACAGGAATTATCGGTGTTTGTTTGGGGAAGTTACAGAGGAACATTAAAAAGAGCGATCGCGACAATGAAATATGAAAACCACCCGGAAATCGGGCAGCTTTTAGGACAGTATTTAGGAGAAGCATGGTTATTAAATTACCCCAAAGTGAATAAACCACCTGTAATTGTGCCGATACCACTCCACACCAAAAAGCGGCAGGAAAGAGGTTACAATCAAGCTGAACTTATAGCCCAAGGATTCTGCGAAATAACTGGGTTAAAATTAAAATCAAAAGGTTTAGCAAGAATCAAAGACACCAAAGCACAGTTTAGTGTATCCGGTTCAGAGCGAGAACAAAACTTAACAGATGCTTTTGCTATAGGAACAGATTTTAGCAGTCGTCATCCAGATGCACCAGTGCTGTTAGTGGATGATATTTATACTACAGGTGCAACTGCCAAGTCTGCTGTCTACACACTTCGTCAAAGTAGCATTTCTGTACTTGGTTTAGCCGCTGTGGCCACGACTGGTAAAGATAGATCAGTCCAGAGTTGA
- a CDS encoding response regulator transcription factor, protein MPRILVIDDDPAISELVAVNLEMAGYDVSQAEDGIKGQALALQLQPDLIMLDLMLPKVDGFTICQRLRRDERTAEIPVLMLTALSQTQYKVEGFNAGADDYLTKPFEVEEMLARVRALLRRTDRIPQAAKHSEILNYGSLTLVPERFEAIWFGETVKLTHLEFELLHCLLQRHGQTVSPSEILREVWGYDPDDDIETIRVHIRHLRTKLEPDPRHPRYIKTVYGAGYCLELPSLPPASEGTTATLVE, encoded by the coding sequence ATGCCGAGGATTCTTGTCATAGACGATGACCCAGCGATTTCAGAACTTGTTGCCGTCAACTTGGAAATGGCTGGCTACGATGTTAGTCAAGCTGAAGACGGCATCAAAGGTCAGGCGCTGGCCCTCCAGCTACAACCCGACTTGATCATGCTTGATCTGATGTTGCCCAAAGTAGATGGATTTACCATTTGCCAACGATTGCGTCGGGATGAGCGCACCGCTGAAATTCCCGTCTTAATGTTGACGGCTTTAAGCCAAACCCAATATAAAGTTGAGGGTTTCAACGCTGGCGCAGATGACTACTTGACCAAGCCTTTTGAAGTGGAAGAAATGCTGGCGCGGGTGCGGGCTTTGTTGCGTCGGACTGACCGCATCCCCCAAGCAGCAAAGCACAGTGAAATTCTCAACTATGGCTCTCTTACCCTCGTTCCAGAAAGATTTGAGGCCATTTGGTTTGGTGAAACTGTGAAACTGACTCACTTAGAGTTTGAACTACTTCATTGTTTGCTTCAACGTCACGGTCAAACTGTTTCTCCCAGCGAAATTCTGCGAGAAGTTTGGGGTTATGATCCTGATGATGACATTGAAACTATTCGGGTGCATATTCGCCATTTGCGAACTAAACTGGAACCAGATCCTCGCCATCCTCGCTATATCAAGACAGTGTATGGCGCGGGATACTGTCTAGAGTTACCCAGTCTACCACCAGCAAGTGAGGGAACTACCGCTACATTGGTGGAGTGA
- a CDS encoding DUF4276 family protein gives MVKEIRIYIEGGGDSTRTLSALRAGFSKFFKKLLDTVISENFTLNITMCGKRNDAFRDFKIALKSHSDAFNILLVDAEAPVTKDSPWEHLKLRDNWDKPAGVDDDNCHLMVQTMEAWFIADIATLKEFYGQGFKENGIPKTNNVETIPKDNLERILKTSSGKTTKGEYHKIKHASKLLELLDVTKVRQSSPYCDRLFNTLKSRIRYLPDE, from the coding sequence ATGGTAAAAGAAATTAGAATTTATATAGAAGGTGGTGGAGATAGTACAAGAACTTTATCTGCACTTAGAGCAGGATTCAGTAAGTTTTTTAAAAAATTGCTAGATACAGTAATAAGTGAAAACTTTACACTGAATATAACTATGTGTGGGAAGAGAAATGATGCTTTTCGTGACTTTAAAATTGCTTTAAAATCTCATTCTGATGCTTTTAATATTTTGCTGGTTGATGCAGAAGCACCTGTCACAAAAGATTCTCCTTGGGAACATTTAAAATTAAGGGATAACTGGGATAAACCAGCAGGAGTTGATGATGATAACTGCCATTTGATGGTACAAACAATGGAAGCGTGGTTTATTGCGGATATTGCAACTCTGAAAGAATTTTATGGACAAGGTTTTAAAGAAAATGGTATTCCCAAAACTAATAATGTGGAAACTATTCCAAAAGATAATTTAGAACGTATTCTCAAAACTTCCAGTGGTAAAACTACCAAGGGTGAATATCACAAAATCAAGCACGCCTCTAAACTATTAGAATTGTTAGATGTCACTAAGGTTCGTCAATCTTCCCCTTATTGCGATCGCCTATTTAATACTCTAAAATCAAGAATCCGATATTTACCAGATGAATAA
- a CDS encoding Txe/YoeB family addiction module toxin has translation MREVQRNPFEGSGQPEALKHDLSGCWSRRIDQEHRLVYEVLDDKIRILACRFHY, from the coding sequence ATTCGTGAAGTACAACGTAATCCATTTGAAGGTTCAGGACAACCTGAAGCACTAAAACACGATCTATCTGGCTGCTGGTCACGGCGGATCGATCAAGAACATCGTCTGGTTTATGAAGTCCTAGATGATAAAATCAGAATTCTCGCCTGTCGGTTTCACTACTGA